From a single Sphingosinicellaceae bacterium genomic region:
- a CDS encoding xanthine dehydrogenase family protein subunit M, with protein MTPFSFARATDADHAISLGGAPQAKYLGGGTNLVDLMRETIERPAALVDVTGLSSAIEARDDGSLWIGAAARNTAVAEHALVRTRYPVLARATLAGASAQIRNMATVGGNLLQRTRCVYFYDDEGSRCNKRVPGQGCDAIDGFNRGYAVLGASPACVATHPSDMCVALAALDAVVHLQGHGGSRTVPLVDFHRLPEGRPDIETVIEPGELITAVELPALAFAGHSTYRKVRDRASYAFALVSVAAALELDGDSVRDVRIALGGVAHKPWRAWQAEAALRGKPATEANFRAAADAELAAAVALSGNGFKIDLARRALIAVLSDLKGNAA; from the coding sequence ATGACGCCCTTCAGCTTCGCCCGCGCGACCGATGCCGACCATGCGATCAGCCTCGGCGGCGCGCCACAGGCCAAGTATCTCGGCGGCGGCACCAACCTCGTCGACCTGATGCGCGAGACCATCGAACGTCCCGCCGCGTTGGTCGACGTCACCGGCCTGTCGTCTGCGATCGAGGCGCGCGACGACGGCAGCCTGTGGATCGGGGCCGCGGCGCGCAACACCGCGGTCGCCGAGCACGCGCTGGTCCGGACGCGCTACCCGGTGCTGGCGCGCGCGACCCTGGCGGGTGCCTCGGCACAGATCCGCAACATGGCGACCGTCGGCGGCAACCTGCTCCAGCGCACCCGCTGCGTGTACTTCTACGACGACGAGGGTTCGCGGTGTAACAAGCGCGTGCCGGGGCAGGGCTGCGATGCGATCGACGGCTTCAACCGCGGGTACGCAGTCCTCGGGGCGTCGCCGGCGTGCGTCGCGACGCATCCGTCGGACATGTGCGTCGCGCTCGCCGCACTCGACGCGGTCGTCCACCTGCAAGGCCACGGCGGGTCGCGGACGGTGCCCCTCGTCGACTTTCACCGGCTCCCGGAGGGCCGGCCGGACATCGAGACGGTAATCGAGCCCGGCGAACTGATCACCGCGGTCGAGCTGCCCGCGCTCGCCTTTGCCGGCCACTCGACCTACCGCAAGGTCCGCGACCGGGCGAGCTATGCCTTCGCCCTGGTCTCGGTCGCCGCCGCGCTCGAGCTCGACGGCGACAGCGTGCGCGACGTCCGGATCGCGCTCGGCGGGGTCGCGCACAAGCCGTGGCGCGCGTGGCAGGCCGAGGCCGCGCTGCGCGGCAAGCCGGCGACCGAGGCGAACTTCCGCGCCGCGGCCGACGCCGAACTCGCCGCCGCCGTCGCGCTGAGCGGCAACGGCTTCAAGATCGACCTGGCCAGGCGCGCGCTGATCGCCGTCCTGTCCGACCTGAAGGGAAACGCCGCATGA
- a CDS encoding zinc-binding dehydrogenase: MGDGSSGLELRSIVTADGKLVLSLEDVTLPDPGPDEIVVRVEGAPINPSDLGLLLGPADLATLRASGSAERPVLTFDVPPARMATVAARVGESMPVGNEGAGTVVRAGADVSHLEGKKVGMIGGGMYTQFRKLAARDCAIIPDDASAADGASMFVNPLTALGFVETMRAEGHTAIVHTAAASNLGQMLHRICHADGIPLVNVVRGEASAALLRSLGAAYVIDSSLPDFETTLTDAIVATGATLGFDAIGGGKLAGQILAAMETAANRTPGTYNRYGSTTFKQLYIYGALDLGPTILNRTFGFSWSLSGWLLFPFLQKAGAEVAARLRQRVVDELTTTFSSHYTATIGLAEALNPEVLMAYQRKATGEKYLIDPSR; this comes from the coding sequence ATGGGCGACGGGTCGAGCGGACTGGAACTCAGGTCGATCGTGACCGCGGACGGGAAACTCGTCCTGTCGCTGGAGGACGTCACCCTCCCCGACCCCGGCCCCGACGAGATCGTGGTGCGGGTCGAGGGCGCGCCGATCAACCCCTCCGACCTCGGGCTGCTGCTCGGACCTGCCGACCTCGCGACGTTGCGCGCCAGCGGCTCTGCCGAGCGGCCGGTACTGACCTTCGACGTGCCGCCCGCCCGCATGGCTACGGTCGCGGCGCGCGTCGGCGAGTCGATGCCGGTCGGCAACGAGGGCGCCGGGACCGTCGTCCGCGCCGGTGCCGATGTCAGCCACCTCGAGGGCAAGAAGGTCGGCATGATCGGCGGCGGCATGTACACCCAGTTCCGCAAGCTCGCGGCGCGGGACTGCGCGATCATCCCCGACGATGCGAGTGCCGCCGACGGCGCCTCGATGTTCGTCAACCCACTGACCGCGCTCGGTTTCGTCGAGACGATGCGCGCCGAGGGCCACACCGCGATCGTTCACACCGCCGCTGCATCGAACCTCGGCCAGATGCTCCACCGGATCTGCCACGCCGACGGCATTCCGCTGGTCAACGTCGTGCGCGGCGAAGCGTCCGCGGCGCTGCTCCGCAGCCTCGGCGCGGCGTATGTGATCGACAGCAGCCTGCCCGACTTCGAGACAACGCTGACCGATGCGATCGTCGCGACCGGTGCCACCCTCGGCTTCGACGCGATCGGCGGCGGCAAGCTGGCGGGCCAGATCCTCGCCGCGATGGAAACAGCGGCGAACCGCACCCCCGGCACCTACAACCGCTACGGCTCAACGACTTTCAAGCAGCTGTACATTTACGGCGCCCTCGACCTCGGCCCGACGATCCTCAACCGCACCTTCGGCTTTTCGTGGAGCCTCAGCGGCTGGCTGTTGTTCCCATTCCTGCAGAAGGCCGGTGCCGAGGTCGCGGCGCGCCTGCGCCAGCGCGTCGTCGACGAGCTGACGACGACCTTCTCCAGCCACTATACGGCAACCATCGGCCTCGCCGAGGCGCTCAATCCCGAGGTCCTGATGGCGTACCAGCGCAAGGCGACCGGCGAGAAATACCTGATCGATCCGAGCCGCTAG
- a CDS encoding 2Fe-2S iron-sulfur cluster binding domain-containing protein — translation MPITVNGSAVPLPDDMRVSLLDLLRDRLHLTGTKKGCNQGACGACTVLVDGERVLSCLTLAVQCEDRSVTTIEGLSGDGGLHPLQRAFIEHDGFQCGYCTPGQICSAVGMAAELQRGLPSHVTADLSAPIPFSREELQERMSGNLCRCGAHNGIIDAITETFAPDAAAAPVTKALEVAE, via the coding sequence ATGCCGATAACCGTCAACGGGTCCGCAGTACCGTTGCCCGACGATATGCGGGTGTCGCTGCTCGACCTGCTGCGCGATCGCCTGCACCTGACCGGCACCAAGAAGGGCTGCAACCAGGGTGCGTGCGGGGCGTGCACGGTGCTCGTCGACGGCGAGCGCGTGCTGTCGTGCCTGACGCTCGCGGTGCAGTGCGAGGATCGGTCGGTGACGACGATCGAGGGTCTGAGCGGTGACGGCGGCCTGCATCCGCTGCAGCGCGCCTTCATCGAGCATGACGGCTTCCAGTGCGGCTATTGCACGCCGGGCCAGATCTGCTCGGCCGTCGGGATGGCTGCCGAGCTGCAGCGCGGCCTGCCGAGCCATGTCACCGCCGACCTGAGCGCGCCGATCCCGTTCAGCCGTGAGGAACTGCAGGAGCGGATGAGCGGTAACCTGTGCCGCTGCGGCGCCCACAACGGGATCATCGACGCGATTACCGAGACCTTCGCACCCGATGCGGCGGCAGCGCCGGTCACCAAGGCCCTCGAGGTGGCGGAATGA
- a CDS encoding EAL domain-containing protein translates to MFRVYWCLSHEHDLRLVALAFVVCGLASFTAVLLVARTISTGGQRRGWLTLAGVVTGIGIWSTHYTAMLGFSPVLPIRFDPRAAAVSILATVLLSVAGWVIAAAGGTGRGWRGSAAAGGLIVGLGLAVAHYVDMDGLIVAGRIVYDFDLVAVSIVAGLFFCGLTGWLLQRGQTGRYRVLAGLSLSAGVLLLHFIGMAALRILPDPTIVVAASALGLDQLGGLVIAGTVAVLCVALAVAVYDDRMIRQSARAAERLAASSTALRLSEEHYRFAVEFNPQIPWVSDVFGMILEIGPLAADVTGVPIDNLLGRGWMRYVHPEDIVQIGSDSVNVWHRRGSFDHRYRVRQTDGSYRWSRARGTARRGPDRSVMLWYGSLEDIDDQVTAENALRLSEERYRLALGATNEAIWDWHHATDRIDWGEAVGSQLGYPEAQAGTSQGWWVDRVHPDDFKAARLSLEKALGDGSTLWGAEYRFRKGDGTYADIYSRGKIVRDANGTPIRTVGAMLDITERKRTEESLRWRAMHDPLTDLPNRTLFNQRLTDALQAAKMKRHGVGLIVLDVDDFKMVNDTFGHPTGDALLCLLAQRLRRIVPADAVVARLGGDEFAVILPKLETGEALIDVIGRALAGLNVVFDLEGRAIECNTSVGGAMWPGDGSNAEELLKSADIALNTAKSEDRASIRTFSGDMRVLIETRATMLTEARGALKDDRIVPFYQPKIDLVTGEIAGFEALLRWNHHRNGLQPPNGIAAAFEDIELSGRLTDRMIDRVVRDMQDWQHAGVDFRKIAINGSAADFLRGDFSDRLLGALHQADISPTCFEIEVTETVFVGRVAKNVERTLNDLSAAGVTVALDDFGTGYASLSHLRQFPVDVIKIDQSFVHKLARIDDDDVAIIQAVIALAKSLDLVTVAEGVETDVQATQLRAEGCDLAQGYLFSRAVAAFQVAKLVARRPASFAVASRLEPDAEPFAKAI, encoded by the coding sequence TTGTTCCGCGTGTATTGGTGCCTGAGCCACGAGCATGACCTGAGACTCGTCGCGCTCGCGTTCGTGGTGTGCGGCCTCGCCTCGTTCACCGCGGTCCTCCTGGTCGCGAGGACGATCTCGACCGGAGGGCAGCGCCGCGGCTGGCTGACGCTGGCCGGGGTGGTCACCGGCATCGGCATCTGGAGCACGCATTATACCGCGATGCTGGGCTTCTCGCCGGTCCTGCCGATCCGGTTCGATCCGCGGGCGGCCGCGGTCTCGATATTGGCGACGGTGCTGTTGTCGGTCGCCGGCTGGGTGATCGCCGCAGCGGGCGGGACAGGGCGCGGCTGGCGCGGCAGTGCGGCAGCCGGCGGATTGATCGTCGGCCTCGGCCTCGCCGTCGCGCATTATGTCGACATGGACGGGCTCATCGTGGCCGGGCGCATCGTCTACGACTTCGACCTCGTCGCGGTGTCGATCGTGGCAGGGCTGTTCTTCTGCGGGTTGACGGGGTGGCTGCTGCAGCGGGGCCAGACCGGCCGCTACCGTGTGCTTGCCGGCCTCAGCCTCAGCGCGGGGGTCCTGCTGCTGCATTTCATCGGCATGGCGGCGCTGCGGATCCTGCCCGACCCGACGATCGTCGTCGCCGCTTCCGCGCTCGGGCTCGACCAACTCGGCGGGCTGGTCATTGCAGGCACGGTTGCAGTGCTATGCGTGGCACTCGCGGTCGCGGTCTACGACGACCGCATGATTCGCCAGTCTGCCCGCGCCGCCGAGCGGCTGGCGGCATCGTCCACGGCGCTGCGGCTGAGCGAGGAGCATTATCGTTTTGCCGTCGAGTTCAACCCGCAGATACCCTGGGTCAGCGACGTCTTCGGCATGATCCTGGAGATCGGTCCGCTCGCCGCCGACGTCACCGGCGTACCGATCGATAACCTCCTCGGGCGCGGCTGGATGCGCTATGTCCACCCCGAGGACATCGTGCAGATCGGCTCCGACAGCGTCAATGTGTGGCACCGGCGCGGGTCCTTCGACCACCGCTATCGGGTTCGACAGACCGACGGCAGCTACCGCTGGTCCCGGGCCCGCGGCACCGCCCGGCGCGGCCCCGATCGATCCGTCATGCTGTGGTACGGCAGCCTCGAGGACATCGACGACCAGGTCACCGCCGAAAACGCCCTGCGCCTCAGCGAGGAACGGTACCGCCTCGCGCTCGGCGCGACCAACGAGGCGATCTGGGACTGGCATCACGCGACCGACCGGATCGACTGGGGCGAGGCGGTCGGTTCGCAACTCGGCTATCCCGAGGCACAGGCCGGCACCTCGCAGGGGTGGTGGGTCGACCGCGTCCATCCCGACGACTTCAAGGCGGCACGGCTCAGCCTCGAAAAGGCGCTGGGGGACGGCAGCACCTTGTGGGGAGCCGAATACCGCTTCCGCAAGGGCGACGGCACCTACGCGGACATTTATTCGCGCGGCAAGATCGTCCGCGACGCCAACGGCACGCCGATCCGTACCGTCGGCGCGATGCTCGACATCACCGAGCGCAAGCGCACCGAGGAGAGCCTGCGCTGGCGGGCGATGCACGATCCGCTGACCGACCTGCCCAATCGCACCCTGTTCAACCAGCGCCTGACCGATGCACTGCAGGCCGCGAAGATGAAACGACACGGGGTCGGGCTGATCGTCCTCGACGTCGACGACTTCAAGATGGTCAACGACACCTTTGGCCATCCGACCGGCGATGCCTTGCTGTGCCTGCTGGCGCAGCGGCTGCGGCGGATCGTGCCGGCGGACGCCGTGGTGGCGCGGCTGGGCGGCGACGAGTTCGCGGTGATCCTGCCGAAGCTCGAAACCGGCGAGGCGCTGATCGACGTCATCGGGCGCGCGCTCGCCGGGCTCAACGTGGTGTTCGACCTCGAGGGCCGGGCGATCGAGTGCAATACCAGCGTCGGCGGCGCGATGTGGCCGGGCGACGGGAGCAACGCCGAGGAACTGCTGAAAAGCGCGGACATCGCGCTGAACACCGCCAAGTCCGAGGACCGGGCCTCGATCCGGACGTTCTCAGGCGACATGCGGGTCCTGATCGAGACGCGCGCGACGATGCTGACCGAAGCGCGCGGGGCGCTGAAGGACGACCGCATTGTGCCGTTCTACCAGCCCAAGATCGACCTCGTCACCGGCGAGATCGCGGGCTTCGAGGCGCTGCTGCGCTGGAACCACCACCGCAACGGACTGCAACCGCCGAACGGCATCGCAGCGGCGTTCGAGGACATCGAGCTCTCCGGGCGGCTGACCGACCGGATGATCGACCGCGTCGTGCGCGACATGCAGGACTGGCAGCACGCCGGCGTCGACTTCCGCAAGATCGCGATCAACGGCTCGGCCGCCGATTTCCTGCGCGGAGACTTCAGCGACCGCCTGCTCGGGGCGCTTCACCAGGCCGATATCTCCCCGACCTGCTTCGAGATCGAGGTCACCGAGACTGTCTTCGTCGGCCGGGTCGCGAAAAACGTCGAGCGCACGCTGAACGACTTGAGCGCGGCCGGCGTGACGGTCGCGCTCGACGATTTCGGCACCGGCTATGCGTCGCTCTCGCACCTGCGGCAGTTCCCGGTCGACGTCATCAAGATCGACCAGTCGTTCGTCCACAAGCTCGCCCGCATCGACGACGACGACGTCGCCATCATTCAGGCGGTGATCGCCCTCGCCAAGAGCCTCGATCTCGTGACCGTCGCGGAAGGCGTCGAGACCGACGTGCAGGCGACCCAGTTGCGCGCCGAGGGCTGCGACCTTGCCCAGGGCTATCTGTTCAGCCGCGCGGTCGCCGCATTCCAGGTCGCGAAACTCGTCGCGCGTCGCCCGGCAAGCTTCGCAGTCGCATCGCGACTGGAGCCCGACGCCGAGCCATTCGCAAAGGCCATTTGA